A segment of the Sphingobacterium oryzagri genome:
ATTTTGCGTAAAACACTTTAATTAACACGGTTTAAAAAATAACACACAATGTAAATCGAATCGTTTTCAAACGAAAAAATAGGTTTACAATAGCAATGCTTACTTATGAAGCATAGCAAATATACGGGTAATTTTAAAATTACAAAATCGCAAGAGAATATTTTTTATCATTCTTTTTTAAAGCCCGTATATAATCAGAGATATTGAACAGTCATTTAACAACAAGGTAATTTAGACTACATCTATCAATAGCTAATTACTCCCCGTCTTGCGAAGAAAAATAGATACACTGCGATAGGCATTCCCAAGAATATTTCCTTTGCCGTTTTAATAATACAGTGAAATGAATTATATTGGCCCTATACTATGTTTTAAACCAAAGCGCATTGATTGATTACAGAGAGGAACTGATCCGAAATTCGGACAACTGCCATGCACGTTATTTGCCGCATGTCTCGGTAGATACCGTGATATTTGGTTTTCACGATGACGAGTTGCGGGTATTACTATTGAAGATGCACTTCAATAAGCAATGGTTTTTGCCTGGTGGATATGTGTTGAAACAAGAAGACCTTTCCGACGCTGCCAAACGGGTGTTACAGGTTCGTACTGGCGTACAAGACGTGTACCTGAAGGAATTTGGCGTTTTTGGTAAGCACGACCGCAGCCAAAAGTGGTTTGACGATTTCGACGATACCTTATGGCAAAAGCAACGGTTTATATCAGTAGGCTACTATGCGCTGGTCGATTATTCAAAAGTTGTTCCTTCGAAAGACGATTGGAGCGAAGCCTGCGAATGGAAAATGCTTTCCGAGCTTGACGAGTTAAAGTTAACGATGGACCACCCGGCGATTTTACAAGCCGGATTGGAGGCTTTGCGAAACGATATGCTGGCAAGACCCATCGGTTACAATTTATTGCCCGAAAAATTCACCATACCGCAACTACAACGATTGTACGAAACGATTTTAGACAGAAAACTTAACCGTGGAAACTTCTATCGCAAAATAACAAAGTACGATCTATTAGAAAAAGTAGGCGAAGCAAAGATGGATAACGCTATAAAACCGCAGATTGTGTATCAATTGAATCAAAAAAAATATCAAGCAGCCATGGAAAATGGTTTCCGCGATAAAAACGGCATTTAAGATTTATGGTGTTTTTACTGCTTCATCTATATCCGGTATTCCAGAAATGCTCAACATAATCATTTTCCATAAGCGATAAATTTATTCTATCAAGAGTTTCATTCTCGCGATCAGTCTTTTTGCCTGTACAACAAACTTCCGCAATTGTAGCCGGGGAAGATTTCAACACAGACTACAATTGAAATAATGAATCGTGTTCAGAAAAATTTTCTTCTTTTCCTCTTCAACAGCAAATTTATTTGATAAAACACTGCATCTACCCCCAAACAGTCTTACTTCCACCGTGCTAAAAATTGCTCAAACGCCTCGCGATAACCCTCACTAACGGAGAAATGCTGCTCGTCGATATACACCGAACTTTTGGTCACGGCCGTCACGCGGTCAAGCGAAACGATATAGGAACGATGCAAGCGCATAAAATTCTTAGAAGAGAGTTTAGCTTCCAACGATTTCAGTGTCAATAAACTAATCATCGGCTTTGCCTGGTCTTCCACAAAAATCTTGACATAATCTTTCAAGCCCTCTACATACACGATCTTTGCTTTCTCTACCTTGACCATTTGGTGGTCAACGCGCAGATAAAGAAACGGATCATCATAACCATTATCAATAAGCTGGTTACCCGCGGTCGTCAAATCGGGCGAAAACGAAGGCTGAGCGGCATTACGCAGCAGCATAAAGTAAGCCACCGCCTTTTGCACCGCTAGCGAAAAATCGACATAGTTAAACGGCTTCAAAAGATAATCCAGCGCGTCTACCCGAAAACCTTCCAACGCGTAATCATCATAAGCCGTTGTAAATACAATACGCGGTTTATTAACGCCTTTTTTCTGATCGATAATCTTAGCCAGTTCAATGCCATTTAGATCGGGCATCCGAATGTCCAAAAAAATCAAATCCACCGTACTCTGGTGAATATACTCCAAAGCCTGGATGGCAGACGAAAATTTCGCTACCAAATGGACGCCCGGTGTCCGCTCGATATAACTCACCAGCAGTTCCAATGCTAGCGGCTCATCATCAATAGCTATCGTAAGTAATTTCAACGTACAAAAATCTTTAAATTAACCAAAAACTCATTATGTTCATTCGCCCCCGCATGCAAGCGGTGTTTCTCCGGATATAGCAGCTCCAACCGCCGAGAGGTATTTGTTAAACCGATGCCACTATCCTCTTCCAGATCAGCCCCTTTTTTACTGAAAATAGGATTTCTTACGATCAGCTCCACGTAGGTTTCGTGTTGAAAAATAGCTATATAAATCACACTTTTCTCGTAAGAGCTCACCCCGTGTTTAAACGCATTTTCAATAAACGGGAGGATAAGCATCGGCGCAATATATTGATCCTTTATCTGTGCTGGCCTTTCAAATTCGATCTGCGTAATGGCTGTTGTGCGCAGCTTCATTAACTTGATATAATTTTCGATAAAATTGATTTCTTTTTCTACCGTGGTTTGCTGATGTTTTGACTCATACAGCACATAACGCATCATTTTAGATAAGGTGTAAATCGCGTCCTGGGATTTTGCGGCATCCATTTCAGCTAACGCATAGATAGAATGCAACACATTGAAGAGGAAATGTGGATTGATCTGCGCCCTTAAAAACGCCAGTTCGCTAGATACCTTCTCCTGAAGCAAGGTTTGTTTACGACGTTGATCTGCATGCAGCTGGTCGCCCACCTTAATGCTCGTACCGATAACAAAAAGCATCAAGGTAACGATTACCGAAATGAAGGTTAACGCCAAGCCAAATTCGGGGTAAACAGCATGATCATTATTCAGGTTAACCTCAATAATTTTATCGTCTAGTCGATGCAACTTGGTCAAAATCTGTTTAGCAGAGAGCATAAAGGCCAGCGCAGCCAAAATAACCAGCGTAAACTCAAAACTTCGCCCGCGCAGCAGCAGTTTTGGCACAAAAATATACATGTTGCAGTAAAACAGCGTGAGCCAGAGCAGCAGTTGATAAGCCTGCCAATACCAAAATTCGTTTGGCAAACTAAAGGGCAGCGTTAATGGATATACACTGAATAACAGCAGTGCACCAAGAACAATAACATGCGTAGCAACAGACAGCGATTGACGAATATTCATTACAATTGATAAACGATATTAATTTAATAAAATATTTTAAACCGTAGAAAAAAAATAGGTAGATATTCGAAATAAACAACTAAATAGCTACAGCTACATCGACTACTTTGCTTTTTTTGACAAGTTCGTTGCCTCCCCATTTTCTGAAACAAGCGCACGGGCTACATCTGCAAAAAATCGGGAAGCTGGGTAGCAATATCGAAGCCAAGTTTTAAATAATAGCTGTTTTGATTTGCTTTCTAGAAAAACCCTTGTTAAATTGTGTTAAATGCCCATTTTGAAGCATTTGCATCCCTATTTTTGTAAAAGAATGAAGAAACGTAGTATCACGCTAATTATCTGGTTAATGTCTATTGCCCTGCTGGGCGTAATGGCCATGCAGTACTACTTTGTGCGCGAGTCTTATAAACAAAAATCGAAGCTATTTGACGAATCGGTCAGCGCGGCTCTATCCACCGTAGCATCCAAGATCGAAAAGCGGGAGATTTACGAATTTGCGCAACATCAGGAGCGTACCAATCGGGAGAAATTCAAGGCCGACCAGGTGCTGCAGCGCAAAAAAGAAAAACTGCTGGCAGAGCAGCTGCGTATTC
Coding sequences within it:
- a CDS encoding LytR/AlgR family response regulator transcription factor, with the protein product MKLLTIAIDDEPLALELLVSYIERTPGVHLVAKFSSAIQALEYIHQSTVDLIFLDIRMPDLNGIELAKIIDQKKGVNKPRIVFTTAYDDYALEGFRVDALDYLLKPFNYVDFSLAVQKAVAYFMLLRNAAQPSFSPDLTTAGNQLIDNGYDDPFLYLRVDHQMVKVEKAKIVYVEGLKDYVKIFVEDQAKPMISLLTLKSLEAKLSSKNFMRLHRSYIVSLDRVTAVTKSSVYIDEQHFSVSEGYREAFEQFLARWK
- a CDS encoding NUDIX hydrolase — encoded protein: MIDYREELIRNSDNCHARYLPHVSVDTVIFGFHDDELRVLLLKMHFNKQWFLPGGYVLKQEDLSDAAKRVLQVRTGVQDVYLKEFGVFGKHDRSQKWFDDFDDTLWQKQRFISVGYYALVDYSKVVPSKDDWSEACEWKMLSELDELKLTMDHPAILQAGLEALRNDMLARPIGYNLLPEKFTIPQLQRLYETILDRKLNRGNFYRKITKYDLLEKVGEAKMDNAIKPQIVYQLNQKKYQAAMENGFRDKNGI
- a CDS encoding sensor histidine kinase, which codes for MNIRQSLSVATHVIVLGALLLFSVYPLTLPFSLPNEFWYWQAYQLLLWLTLFYCNMYIFVPKLLLRGRSFEFTLVILAALAFMLSAKQILTKLHRLDDKIIEVNLNNDHAVYPEFGLALTFISVIVTLMLFVIGTSIKVGDQLHADQRRKQTLLQEKVSSELAFLRAQINPHFLFNVLHSIYALAEMDAAKSQDAIYTLSKMMRYVLYESKHQQTTVEKEINFIENYIKLMKLRTTAITQIEFERPAQIKDQYIAPMLILPFIENAFKHGVSSYEKSVIYIAIFQHETYVELIVRNPIFSKKGADLEEDSGIGLTNTSRRLELLYPEKHRLHAGANEHNEFLVNLKIFVR